One window of the Tissierellales bacterium genome contains the following:
- a CDS encoding endonuclease/exonuclease/phosphatase family protein: protein MVKILKLLASFIGGLVLIIIVFLIYATITDYTPEEKTLVDVESSDTGIAVGNELSLLSWNIGYAGLGSGETFFMDGGVGVLPNEEDVNSNFEAIKSFINSQNADIYLLQEVDINSTRTNGLNEYEEIKNLKREYDSTFAYNYKVSYVPYPWPMLGHMESGLATLSKFDVKSSTRYQFPGNYSWPKKLGFLDRCFVEHRLPIDGSEKELIVINTHNSAYDSGGTLRKKQLDYLKNYMKERYEEGNYVVIGGDWNHLLPGITEDWFKTERPMPSWAMKMEADWALEGWNWGFDETIPTVRALDLPFERGRNFMTVIDGFLVSPNIEIDSVEGIDLDFVNSDHNPVKINISLK, encoded by the coding sequence ATGGTTAAAATTTTAAAATTATTAGCATCATTTATTGGTGGATTAGTATTAATTATTATTGTATTTTTGATTTATGCTACGATTACTGATTACACGCCAGAAGAAAAGACTCTAGTAGATGTTGAATCGTCTGATACAGGAATTGCAGTAGGGAATGAATTGAGTTTGTTATCTTGGAATATTGGATATGCAGGGCTTGGAAGCGGAGAGACATTTTTCATGGATGGAGGAGTTGGCGTATTGCCAAATGAAGAAGATGTAAATAGCAATTTTGAGGCTATAAAGAGCTTTATAAATAGTCAAAATGCCGATATATATTTGCTTCAAGAAGTAGACATTAATTCTACTAGAACAAATGGTTTAAATGAATATGAGGAAATAAAGAATCTAAAAAGAGAATATGACAGTACATTTGCATACAATTACAAGGTATCTTATGTGCCATATCCTTGGCCGATGCTAGGACATATGGAAAGTGGATTAGCCACATTATCGAAATTTGATGTAAAAAGTTCTACTAGATATCAATTTCCAGGCAATTATTCTTGGCCGAAAAAGTTGGGATTCCTAGATAGATGCTTCGTGGAACATAGATTACCGATAGATGGAAGTGAAAAAGAACTGATTGTTATAAATACTCACAACTCAGCTTATGATTCTGGTGGAACGCTTAGAAAGAAGCAATTAGATTATTTGAAGAATTATATGAAAGAAAGATACGAAGAAGGAAATTATGTAGTAATTGGTGGGGACTGGAATCATTTGTTGCCAGGAATTACAGAGGATTGGTTTAAAACAGAAAGACCCATGCCTTCTTGGGCTATGAAAATGGAAGCTGACTGGGCTTTAGAGGGATGGAACTGGGGATTTGATGAAACTATACCAACAGTTAGAGCTTTGGATTTACCATTTGAAAGAGGCCGAAATTTCATGACAGTTATAGATGGATTTTTGGTATCACCAAATATAGAGATTGATTCAGTAGAAGGAATAGATCTTGATTTTGTAAATTCAGATCACAATCCGGTAAAAATAAATATATCACT